In the genome of Sorangium aterium, one region contains:
- a CDS encoding oxidoreductase encodes MWKPPERIRHALPREEPPAAGEAARARLFSPLRLASGLELAERSWVPAMVPWRATEEGVVTQDVLDWYGRFADGQPGALVVEATGIRDVPSGPLLRVGHDRFVPGLRELVRTVRARSAGRTRVFLQLIDFLRIRRRPPKDRFLREFLEITGAHRRALSEALEEPPLRDAPELEVRARLLALDDARLEAVLAPRELEALRFGERERVTDVALPHIRDLPRTLPGLFAAAAVRAREAGFDGVELHYAHAYTMASFLSALNTRSDGYGGDRERRARLPLEVYAAVRAAVSSRFTVGCRFLCDDVIAGGSRVDDAAFFALAFARAGMDFLSLSTGGKFEDAKQPKVGEAAYPYTGPSGYECMPTALSDAAGPFGRQVPKQAQIRRALRASGLGTPVVVAGGICTFAQAEAILARDEADLIGAARQTLADPDWFLKVRLGRSGEVRRCIYSNYCEALDQRHRPVTCQLWDREGLDEPGVATTEGGKRRLTAPRWRREEA; translated from the coding sequence ATGTGGAAGCCGCCGGAGCGGATCCGCCACGCGCTGCCCCGCGAGGAGCCTCCGGCCGCGGGCGAGGCGGCGCGCGCGCGCCTCTTCTCGCCGCTCCGCCTCGCCTCGGGCCTCGAGCTCGCCGAGCGCTCGTGGGTGCCCGCGATGGTTCCATGGCGCGCGACGGAGGAGGGCGTCGTCACGCAGGACGTGCTCGACTGGTACGGCCGCTTCGCCGACGGCCAGCCCGGCGCCCTCGTTGTCGAGGCGACCGGGATCCGCGACGTGCCGAGCGGCCCGCTGCTCCGCGTCGGACACGATCGGTTCGTCCCTGGGCTCCGGGAGCTCGTCCGGACGGTCCGCGCGCGGAGCGCCGGCCGGACGCGCGTGTTCCTGCAGCTCATCGACTTCCTCCGCATCCGCAGGCGCCCGCCGAAGGACAGGTTCCTGCGGGAGTTCCTGGAGATCACCGGCGCGCACCGGCGCGCCCTGTCCGAGGCGCTCGAGGAGCCGCCGCTCCGGGACGCGCCGGAGCTCGAGGTGCGCGCGCGGCTGCTCGCGCTCGACGACGCTCGGCTCGAGGCCGTCCTCGCGCCTCGCGAGCTCGAGGCGCTGCGCTTCGGCGAGCGGGAGCGCGTCACCGACGTCGCGCTCCCTCACATCCGCGACCTGCCGCGGACGCTCCCCGGCCTGTTCGCCGCGGCCGCCGTGAGGGCGCGCGAGGCGGGCTTCGACGGCGTCGAGCTCCACTACGCGCACGCCTACACCATGGCCTCGTTCCTGTCCGCGCTGAACACCCGCTCGGACGGCTACGGCGGCGATCGCGAGCGCCGCGCGCGCCTCCCGCTCGAGGTCTACGCGGCGGTGCGCGCCGCCGTCTCCTCTCGCTTCACGGTGGGCTGCCGCTTCCTCTGTGACGACGTCATCGCGGGGGGCAGCCGGGTCGACGACGCGGCGTTCTTCGCGCTCGCGTTCGCGCGCGCCGGCATGGATTTCCTCTCGCTGTCGACCGGCGGCAAGTTCGAGGACGCGAAGCAGCCCAAGGTCGGCGAGGCCGCGTACCCCTACACCGGCCCGAGCGGGTACGAGTGCATGCCGACCGCGCTCTCGGACGCGGCGGGGCCGTTCGGGCGGCAGGTGCCGAAGCAGGCGCAGATCCGGCGCGCCCTGCGCGCGTCCGGCCTCGGCACGCCGGTCGTCGTGGCGGGGGGGATCTGCACGTTCGCCCAGGCCGAGGCGATCCTCGCGCGCGACGAGGCCGATCTCATCGGGGCGGCACGGCAGACGCTCGCGGATCCCGACTGGTTCCTGAAGGTGCGGCTCGGCCGCAGCGGCGAGGTCCGGCGCTGCATCTATTCCAATTACTGCGAGGCGCTGGATCAGCGCCACCGACCCGTGACGTGTCAGCTCTGGGATCGCGAGGGGCTCGACGAGCCGGGGGTCGCGACCACGGAGGGCGGAAAGCGGCGGCTCACGGCGCCGCGATGGAGGCGAGAGGAGGCGTGA
- a CDS encoding enoyl-CoA hydratase family protein, producing the protein MPMTLTPRSFQLELSRGVAEITLSRPDRLNALTFEVYGELTATFRSLERSAARAVVLTGAGRGFCSGGDVEGIIAELFARDARGLLEFTRATGALIQSICELRRPVIAAVNGVAVGAGAVIAAACDLRIAAASARFGFIFPKVGLSGADMGASYLLPRIVGQGRAAELLFFGDLIGADEALRIGLVNRVVADSDALGVARGWAERLARGPAFAHAMTKQMLESERTMPLAAAIEAEAQAQAICMAHPDFREAHEANRAKRPPRFEGADLGDAPAAPDDADAPPTPRSTGLETPRV; encoded by the coding sequence ATCCCCATGACCCTCACACCCCGCTCCTTCCAGCTCGAGCTCAGCCGCGGCGTCGCGGAGATCACGCTGAGCCGCCCCGACCGCCTGAACGCCCTCACCTTCGAGGTCTACGGCGAGCTCACGGCGACGTTCCGATCGCTCGAGCGCTCGGCCGCGCGCGCGGTCGTGCTCACCGGAGCGGGGCGCGGCTTCTGCTCGGGCGGCGACGTCGAGGGGATCATCGCCGAGCTGTTCGCGCGCGACGCGCGGGGGCTGCTCGAGTTCACCCGCGCGACCGGCGCGCTGATCCAGAGCATCTGCGAGCTCCGGCGCCCGGTCATCGCCGCCGTCAACGGGGTCGCCGTCGGCGCGGGCGCGGTGATCGCCGCCGCGTGCGACCTGCGCATCGCCGCGGCGAGCGCGCGCTTCGGGTTCATCTTCCCCAAGGTCGGCCTGTCCGGCGCCGACATGGGCGCCTCGTACCTCCTGCCGCGCATCGTCGGCCAGGGGCGCGCCGCCGAGCTGCTCTTCTTCGGCGATCTCATCGGCGCCGACGAGGCGCTCCGCATCGGCCTCGTGAACCGCGTCGTCGCCGACAGCGACGCGCTGGGCGTGGCGCGCGGCTGGGCCGAGCGCCTCGCGCGCGGGCCGGCGTTCGCGCACGCGATGACCAAGCAGATGCTCGAGAGCGAGCGCACGATGCCCCTCGCCGCCGCGATCGAGGCCGAGGCGCAGGCGCAGGCCATCTGCATGGCCCACCCCGACTTCCGCGAGGCCCACGAGGCGAACAGGGCGAAGCGGCCGCCGCGCTTCGAGGGCGCCGATCTCGGCGACGCGCCGGCCGCGCCCGACGACGCCGACGCGCCCCCCACCCCGCGGTCCACCGGCCTGGAGACGCCCCGCGTATGA
- a CDS encoding acyl-CoA dehydrogenase family protein — translation MSRLALSSADLPVFFEERHAALAARLTPEALAPLAEARDAAAVARCMGEPLGLYAHLIPEALGGAPSGGGRPADTTAIDVRSLVLIREALGQVAPLADAIFAVQGLGSYPIVLAGSDAQRRAILPDVLSGRRIGAFALTEPEAGSDVASLRTEARREGDGWVLDGEKVLISNVPLAHHLVVFARTGAPPRDGGAAGDRGGGRAAITAFLVDSGAKGVASEPLPMSVPHPIGRLRFEGCRVPDSARLGEVGGGFKLAMQTLDAFRISVGAAANGMAARALREAIAHVTRRRQFGAPLSEQQMVRAYLAEMATELDAARLLVARAAHKRDTAAARVSTEAAMAKMFATEAAQRIIDRAVQLHGGMGVIEGTEVERLYREIRPLRIYEGTTEIQKLIIAKGILDRAAAEPPADERARDGAR, via the coding sequence ATGAGCCGGCTCGCGCTCTCCTCGGCCGATCTCCCCGTCTTCTTCGAAGAGCGCCACGCCGCGCTCGCCGCGCGGCTGACGCCCGAGGCGCTCGCGCCGCTCGCCGAAGCGCGCGACGCCGCCGCCGTGGCGCGCTGCATGGGCGAGCCGCTCGGGCTCTACGCGCACCTCATCCCCGAGGCGCTCGGCGGCGCGCCGAGCGGCGGCGGCCGCCCCGCGGACACGACCGCCATCGACGTGCGCTCGCTCGTCCTCATCCGCGAGGCGCTCGGCCAGGTCGCCCCGCTCGCCGACGCGATCTTCGCGGTGCAAGGGCTCGGCTCGTACCCGATCGTGCTGGCCGGGAGCGACGCGCAGCGCCGCGCGATCCTGCCCGACGTGCTCTCGGGGCGGCGCATCGGGGCCTTCGCGCTGACCGAGCCCGAGGCGGGCAGCGACGTCGCCTCGCTGAGGACCGAGGCCCGCCGCGAGGGCGACGGATGGGTCCTCGACGGCGAGAAGGTGCTGATCTCGAACGTGCCGCTCGCGCACCACCTCGTCGTCTTCGCCCGCACGGGCGCGCCGCCGCGCGACGGCGGCGCGGCGGGCGATCGCGGCGGCGGGCGCGCCGCGATCACGGCGTTCCTCGTCGACAGCGGCGCGAAGGGCGTCGCCTCGGAGCCGCTTCCGATGTCGGTCCCGCACCCGATCGGCCGGCTCCGCTTCGAGGGCTGCCGCGTGCCGGACAGCGCGCGGCTCGGCGAGGTGGGCGGCGGCTTCAAGCTCGCGATGCAGACGCTCGACGCCTTCCGGATCTCGGTCGGCGCGGCGGCGAACGGGATGGCGGCGCGCGCCCTCCGCGAGGCGATCGCGCACGTCACGCGGAGGAGGCAGTTCGGGGCGCCCCTGTCCGAGCAGCAGATGGTGCGCGCCTACCTCGCCGAGATGGCGACCGAGCTCGACGCGGCCCGCCTGCTCGTCGCCCGCGCGGCCCACAAGCGCGACACGGCGGCGGCGCGCGTCTCGACCGAGGCGGCCATGGCGAAGATGTTCGCCACCGAGGCGGCGCAGCGGATCATCGACCGCGCGGTCCAGCTCCACGGCGGCATGGGGGTCATCGAGGGGACCGAGGTCGAGCGGCTGTACCGCGAGATCAGGCCGCTGCGCATCTACGAGGGGACGACGGAGATCCAGAAGCTCATCATCGCGAAGGGCATCCTCGATCGCGCCGCCGCCGAGCCCCCGGCCGACGAGCGCGCTCGCGACGGGGCGCGGTAG